The uncultured Cohaesibacter sp. region ACGCCTGAAAGCCTGCGCAGAAGACGTGGCGCAGAAGCTGGAACGGATGCTTTCCGAAGACCCAAGAGGGGCCGAGCAATATCGCCCTCCAAGACTTCTGGAGGCGATGCGCCACGGTGTCCTGAATGGCGGCAAACGCATTCGCCCCTTCCTGATGATAGAGACCGCCAGAATGCTTGGCTATGAGCATCCCGGCGTGCTGCGCGCTGCCTGTGCGCTGGAATGCGTGCACAGCTACAGCCTCATCCATGACGATTTGCCTGCGATGGACGATGATGCCTTGCGCCGTGGCAAACCCACGGTTCACGTCGCCTTTGATGAAGCAACAGCCATTCTGGCAGGCGACAGCCTGCTGACGATGGCCTTTGACATCATGGCCGATGAAAAAACCCATTATAAGGCAGAAGTGCGCACCGAACTCGTCCGCGGCCTTGCCCAGAATGCCGGCATCGGCGGCATGGCAGGCGGCCAGAGCCTTGATATCGACTCGGAAGGAAAATCCATCACGGAAGGAGAAATCCGCCAGCTGGAACAGATGAAAACCGGTGCCCTGTTGCGCTTTGCCTGCGAGGCTGGGGCCATGTTGGCCGAGGCCAATGCCAAGGAACGCGCCGCCGTGACCCGCTTCGGCACCATCATCGGCCTCGCCTTCCAGCTTGCCGATGATCTGCTGGATGTCACCTCCACCTCGGCCCAATTGGGCAAAACCGCAGGCAAGGACCAAAAAGCCAAGAAGGCGACCCTTGTCAGCCTGCACGGGATAGAGGCCACGCGCGCCGAACTCAACACGCTGATAACGGAAGCAGAATCCCTGCTCGCCCCCTTCGGCAGTCAGGCCGATACGCTTACCGCAACGGCCCGCTACATCGCAACGCGCAAAAACTGACCAAAACAGCATTGGCAGTAAAAGGCGCCAAGGCTACGGGCCTCAATCAGACCGAGCCGAAGCGCTTTTCGATATAGTCCAGCACCATCTGATGGAAATCCTCTGCAATCTGGGCGCCGCGTAAGGTTGCCACCTTTTCGCCATCCACAAAGACCGGCGCAGACGGGGTTTCTCCGGTGCCCGGCAGGGAAATGCCGATATCGGCATGCTTGGATTCCCCCGGCCCATTCACAATGCAGCCCATGACGGCAACATTGAGCGCCTCGACACCGGGATATTTCTCGCGCCAAACCGGCATGTTATCGCGAATGTCAGTCTGAATGGCCTGCGCCAGCTCCTGAAAGACGGTTGACGTTGTCCGCCCGCACCCAGGACAGGCCGCCACGATGGGCACGAAGGAGCGGAAACCCATGCATTGCAACAATTCCTGAGCCACCTGCACTTCGCGCGTGCGGTCTCCATTTGGTTCCGGCGTCAGAGAAACGCGGATCGTATCGCCAATCCCCTGCTGCAACACAAGTCCCATGGATGCGGCCGAGGCCACGATCCCCTTGGTGCCCATACCTGCTTCCGTAAGCCCCAGATGCAACGCATAATCCGAACGGCGGGACAATTCGGTGTTGACCGCAATCAGATCCTGCACCTGTGACACTTTGGCCGACAGAATAATCTTGTCTGCCCCCATGCCAAGCTCTTCAGCCCGTTCGGCTGAAAGCAGCGCGGACTGGATGATTGCCTCATGCATCACCTTCTGGGCAGGCATTGGATCTTCGCTGACGGAATTTTCATCCATCAGGCGCGTCAGCAATTCCTGATCCAGCGAGCCCCAGTTGACCCCGATGCGCACCGGCTTGTCATAGCGATTGGCCAGCTCGATCAGGGTCGAAAATTGCTTGTCGCGTTTATCCTTGAAGCCCACGTTGCCCGGATTGATCCGGTATTTGTCCAGCGCTTCAGCACAGGCGGGATTCTCTCCCAGCAATTTGTGTCCGATATAATGGAAGTCCCCCACCAACGGCACATCGATGCCCAGCCGCAGAAGCCGCTCCTTGATATGGGGCACAGCCTTTGCCGCTTCGTCCCGATCCACCGTAATGCGCACCAGTTCCGAGCCAGCCCTATGCAAGGCCGCCACCTGCGCCACCGTGCTGTCCACATCTGCTGTATCCGTGTTGGTCATCGATTGCACGACAATCGGCTCGCCGCCTCCGACCGTAACGGACCCGACCTTGACGGCATGGGTAATCCTGCGAGGCAGGGGCTCGGTGAGAAATGGGGTGGAGCCAACAGGCATCTGGGACAAAAGAGACATGGACCCTCTCTTTTCCGGCATTCAGGCAACCAGCAAGCCGCAACACCGGAGGGATGAAAATACGCTGATTTTATATGACAAATTGCATCTAGGCACGCAAGGCAACAAAGGCAAGGAAGACTAAATGCATCCGCACAAATTCGTACAAACCGCATAAAGACTGTCACGATCTGGTGAGCTTTAAAAAGAAGCGCTCAGCCATTTCCTTCCAGCTTCTGACATTCTTCGCAAAGGCCACGAATTTCCATGACCGGAGCGTTGGGACTGAACTTAACCTTTCCGGCGATGGTTTCAATCAACCCGCCAAGGCTTTCAGACTGAAACTCGGCAGCACGCCCGCATTTGTCGCAAAGCAGAAAAATGGTTGCTTCCCCATGCCTGTGCCGTGCATCTGGCCCTTCATTGCAGGCCACATAGGCGTTCCTGCTTTCGATTCGATGGATGATGCCATGCTGGATCAGAAATTCAAGGGCGCGATAAATGGAAACCGGCGCAAGCATCGTCTCGCCCTTCTCCTTGCGCTCCTTGTTGAGCTGATTGAGAATATCATAGGCACTTGAGGGCACATGGCTGGCCGCCAGAACCCGCAAAACCGCCTGCCGTTGATCCGTGAGGCGCACGCCCTTTTCAGCACAGACAGCCTTGGCATCAGCAAGAACGCGATCTATGCAAAAACTATGGTCATGGTCACTCAGTTCGATCATTGCATTTTCCTCTACAGCACAGCAAAAGGCATTCCCGTCAAGGCAATCCCGCGCTTTTTGCCATGGTCATTACTCTTTGGCCCTTCTGATGGTCATGCAAACTGGCCTCAAGAGCATGCTGCCCGGCAGCGATGTGATACAATATAACAAGTTCGATTGTGCACATTCATAACCACTTGCCAAGTCTGAGACGGAATCAAAATGCTGGAAAGCACGCACAAAATGCCACAGGCCGCGTCGTGAAGCTGCGTCAGGCAGACAGGCAACGTCCCCATGAATGCCTGAAGAGCACCCTACCAACCAGATGAATCAGGGGGCGGTCTGGCAGACAATCAGGCAGACGCGGCTTCAGAAATGTTAAGCAGATTGCGCATATCGCCTTCCCGAGCAGTGAGATCCGCCAGAGTGTATTTGTCGAGCGCCTTGAGGAAGGACTCAAGCGCATCATTGAGCGCCTGGTTGAAATCACACATGGAGAGCAGCGGACAATCATAACTGCCTTCGTCGAAGCAGTCGGCGAGATGGAAATTCTCTTCGGCCGCACGAATGATCTGACCAAGCGTGATCTCGCTTGGCTCCATGGCCAGCTTCAGGCCGCCGTTACGTCCACGATGCGTTGTGATGAAGCCGTTGGACACCAGAATCGGCAGAATCTTGAACAGGTGATATTCGGAGATGGCATAAACCTGCGCAATTTCGCTCACCTTGGCAAAATCGTCTTTTTTGGCAGCACAATACATCAGAATGCGAACAGAATAATTAGCCTGCTGAGTTAGTCTCATAATTTCACCACCTGCCTGTTGGCGCTGCACAAAAAGTCACCGCTTGTCACCTGTGCCTTTTATCCCTTTTCACCATATCCTTCAATCCCGGACGGCGGAAACATTAG contains the following coding sequences:
- a CDS encoding Fur family transcriptional regulator, giving the protein MIELSDHDHSFCIDRVLADAKAVCAEKGVRLTDQRQAVLRVLAASHVPSSAYDILNQLNKERKEKGETMLAPVSIYRALEFLIQHGIIHRIESRNAYVACNEGPDARHRHGEATIFLLCDKCGRAAEFQSESLGGLIETIAGKVKFSPNAPVMEIRGLCEECQKLEGNG
- a CDS encoding Rrf2 family transcriptional regulator, which produces MRLTQQANYSVRILMYCAAKKDDFAKVSEIAQVYAISEYHLFKILPILVSNGFITTHRGRNGGLKLAMEPSEITLGQIIRAAEENFHLADCFDEGSYDCPLLSMCDFNQALNDALESFLKALDKYTLADLTAREGDMRNLLNISEAASA
- a CDS encoding farnesyl diphosphate synthase; translation: MSPQSQPLKTRLKACAEDVAQKLERMLSEDPRGAEQYRPPRLLEAMRHGVLNGGKRIRPFLMIETARMLGYEHPGVLRAACALECVHSYSLIHDDLPAMDDDALRRGKPTVHVAFDEATAILAGDSLLTMAFDIMADEKTHYKAEVRTELVRGLAQNAGIGGMAGGQSLDIDSEGKSITEGEIRQLEQMKTGALLRFACEAGAMLAEANAKERAAVTRFGTIIGLAFQLADDLLDVTSTSAQLGKTAGKDQKAKKATLVSLHGIEATRAELNTLITEAESLLAPFGSQADTLTATARYIATRKN
- the ispG gene encoding flavodoxin-dependent (E)-4-hydroxy-3-methylbut-2-enyl-diphosphate synthase, which encodes MPVGSTPFLTEPLPRRITHAVKVGSVTVGGGEPIVVQSMTNTDTADVDSTVAQVAALHRAGSELVRITVDRDEAAKAVPHIKERLLRLGIDVPLVGDFHYIGHKLLGENPACAEALDKYRINPGNVGFKDKRDKQFSTLIELANRYDKPVRIGVNWGSLDQELLTRLMDENSVSEDPMPAQKVMHEAIIQSALLSAERAEELGMGADKIILSAKVSQVQDLIAVNTELSRRSDYALHLGLTEAGMGTKGIVASAASMGLVLQQGIGDTIRVSLTPEPNGDRTREVQVAQELLQCMGFRSFVPIVAACPGCGRTTSTVFQELAQAIQTDIRDNMPVWREKYPGVEALNVAVMGCIVNGPGESKHADIGISLPGTGETPSAPVFVDGEKVATLRGAQIAEDFHQMVLDYIEKRFGSV